The region TAACAACGCTATTTCGTAGAATGATTGCTCCCGATTATGATATAAAGCAATCAAAAAAAGTTAAAGAATCATATCAAACTGATTTACAAGTAATTAATTACCGGGCACAAAGATGGAAGCATGAGTGAGGTTAACCATAAAAATTTTAATCGTATGAAACCATCACCGGAACTGCTCACACCAAACAATCACACCCTTGTACTGATAGATTTTGAAGGCCAGATGGCTTTTGCTACCAAAAGTATAGACATCATGACATTGAGAAACAATGCAGGCCTAGTTGCAGGCGCGTCAAAAATATTCGACGTCCACACAATTGTAACAACGGTAGCAGAAGAATCCTTCAGCGGACCTGTGTTCCCGGAAATCGAAGAAGTTTATCCAAAGGCAACCGTCGGATACATTGACCGTACATCAATGAATACTTGGGAAGATAAGGCCGCCTACAATGCGATCAACGAAAACGGTAATACTAAACTGGTTTTCGCCGGCCTGTGGACAAGTGTATGTATCGTTGGACCCACCTTGTCCGCGATTGCAGAGGGCTTTGATACATACGTCATCACAGACGCCTGCGGCGATGTATCTGCCGAAGCGCATGAACGTGCTATAGAGAGGATGTTACAGGCAGGCGCGCGCCCTATGACAGCTTTACAATATCTCCTGGAGTTGCAGCGCGACTGGGCAAGACAGGAAACCTACACAGAGGTGATGGCGCTAGCTACCAAGCATGGAGGTGGGTATGGTGTGGGCATTCAGTATGCCCATCATTTCTTAAGTCATTGAGTAGGTCTTAAATCGACGCCCAATGAAAAACTTTGCTTTTATATTAATTCTACTCGCGTCCAAAATTTGCTTGGCGCAAAACGTACCCTTTAAACAGTTGCGTTATGACGAGGATTACCGTTATCTCACAACTGATACCTCAGATAGCTGGTATAAACGGTTAAAATTCGCGCCTGTTTCCAAGAATAAAGAATCTTTTTTCAGCTTTGGCGGAGAGGTACGTTACCAGTATTTTCACTTTAACAATCAGGATTGGGGAGCCGCTCCTGAAAAGAACGACGGATTTATTCTGACCCGCTATCTCGGACACATTGATTTTCATGCGGGAAATCATTTCAGGACATTTGTACAATTGCAAAGCAGCCTTGCCAATGGTGAAGCTGAATCCCCTTCTCCGGTTGACCAAAACTTGCTTGACGTTCATCAGGCTTTCGTTGACCTAAGCGATGACAATTTAACGCTAAGACTTGGCCGGCAGGAATTATCATACGGCTCTCAACGGCTGGTATCGGTACGGGAGGCACCGAATAACCGACAATCCTTTGACGCGGCAAAATTTATGTTCGCAAAAGGACACTCAAAGTTTGATCTTTTCTTTTCCTATTATGTGACTGCGCGACCCGATATTTTCGATGACAGGATTAACAGTGGCACGCGTTTCTGGGGCGCTTACAGCACTTTTACTAATATTCCCTTCTTGCGTAATATTGACCTGTACTACCTTGTAGTACGAAAAAAAACCGCGGTTTTTGAAGCAGGCAAAGGATTGGAGATGCGCCATTCCGTTGGCAGTCGAATCTGGGCTAGCACAACATTATGGCAGTATGATTTGGAAGGCGTTTACCAATTTGGGAATTTTAATAACGATAGGATTTCTGCTTGGACCATGTCTGCGAACATATCCTATACCCTAAAAAGTTCTGGGCTGGAGCCGAAAATTGGTGTAAAAACGGAAGCTATCAGCGGCGACCGGCAAATGAGAGACGGTCGGTTGAACACATTTAACCCATTATTTCCAAAAGGAGCATATTTTGGATTGGCTGCCTTGATCGGACCGTCCAATTTACTTGATGCACATCCATATGTTGAATTGAATATCTCTAAAAATCTTGTATTCACCGAAGATTGTGACCTATTCTGGCGCATGAGTAAAAATGATGGCCTGTATGCTGTAAATGGCAAGCTAATCTACAGCGGCAACCCCTCGCAGTCCAGATACATCGGCTGGCAACTCGGCAGCACGTTAGAATATTCACCGAATAAACATTTGTATTTACGACAAGAACTAACATGGTTCAATGCGGGCGATTTCATCCGTGCATCAGGCCCAGGAAAGGATATTCTAATGACAGGATCTACTATAACTTATAAATTTTAGAAATGAACATCGATACCATCTTATACAACGGAAAGATTCATACCGTAGATTGTGAAAATCCTGAGGCAACAGCAGTTGCCATTACAGATGGAAAATTTGTAGCTGTCGGAAGTGACAAA is a window of Mucilaginibacter terrenus DNA encoding:
- a CDS encoding hydrolase, with translation MSEVNHKNFNRMKPSPELLTPNNHTLVLIDFEGQMAFATKSIDIMTLRNNAGLVAGASKIFDVHTIVTTVAEESFSGPVFPEIEEVYPKATVGYIDRTSMNTWEDKAAYNAINENGNTKLVFAGLWTSVCIVGPTLSAIAEGFDTYVITDACGDVSAEAHERAIERMLQAGARPMTALQYLLELQRDWARQETYTEVMALATKHGGGYGVGIQYAHHFLSH
- a CDS encoding alginate export family protein, translating into MKNFAFILILLASKICLAQNVPFKQLRYDEDYRYLTTDTSDSWYKRLKFAPVSKNKESFFSFGGEVRYQYFHFNNQDWGAAPEKNDGFILTRYLGHIDFHAGNHFRTFVQLQSSLANGEAESPSPVDQNLLDVHQAFVDLSDDNLTLRLGRQELSYGSQRLVSVREAPNNRQSFDAAKFMFAKGHSKFDLFFSYYVTARPDIFDDRINSGTRFWGAYSTFTNIPFLRNIDLYYLVVRKKTAVFEAGKGLEMRHSVGSRIWASTTLWQYDLEGVYQFGNFNNDRISAWTMSANISYTLKSSGLEPKIGVKTEAISGDRQMRDGRLNTFNPLFPKGAYFGLAALIGPSNLLDAHPYVELNISKNLVFTEDCDLFWRMSKNDGLYAVNGKLIYSGNPSQSRYIGWQLGSTLEYSPNKHLYLRQELTWFNAGDFIRASGPGKDILMTGSTITYKF